From a region of the Syngnathoides biaculeatus isolate LvHL_M chromosome 2, ASM1980259v1, whole genome shotgun sequence genome:
- the LOC133496088 gene encoding voltage-gated purine nucleotide uniporter SLC17A9-like encodes MAVIQKHGKNSAPDLVCHKENHSADKIGVLGGHKKWAEHNNNNWPRPVARVWTVVLLLGTCLLYCARVAMPICAVSMAEKFNWSKKESGMVLGSFFWGYCFTQVFGGYVSDRVGGEKVLLLSAAAWGSMTAFTPILAHFCSQPIFSMTLARFLMGLLQGELT; translated from the exons ATGGCAGTGATTCAAAAACATGGCAAGAACTCTGCTCCAGATTTGGTCTGTCACAAGGAGAACCATTCGGCCGACAAgattggagtccttggaggtcACAAGAAGTGGGCcgaacacaacaacaacaactggccAAG GCCGGTGGCGAGGGTTTGGACAGTGGTCCTCCTGCTTGGTACGTGCCTCCTCTACTGTGCCCGGGTGGCCATGCCCATCTGTGCTGTCAGCATGGCAGAGAAGTTCAACTGGAGCAAAAAAGAGTCTGGTATGGTCCTGGGCAGCTTCTTCTGGGGTTACTGCTTCACACAAGTGTTTGGAGGCTACGTCAGTGATCG GGTGGGAGGAGAAAAGGTCCTCCTGCTCTCTGCTGCTGCCTGGGGCTCCATGACTGCCTTCACTCCCATCTTAGCACATTTTTGCTCCCAGCCGATCTTCTCAATGACACTGGCCCGCTTCCTCATGGGCCTTTTACAAGGTGAACTCACTTGA
- the LOC133496081 gene encoding glucose-induced degradation protein 8-B homolog has translation MSYAEKPDDITRDEWMDKLNNVHIQRADMNRLIMNYLVTEGFKEAAEKFRMESGIEPSVDLESLDERIKIREMILKGQIQDAIALINSLHPELLDTNRYLYFHLQQQHLIELIRLRETEAALEFAQSQLAEQGEESRECLTEMERTLALLAFDNPEESPFGDLLNMMQRQKVWSEVNQSVLDYENRESTPKLAKLLKLLLWAQNELDQKKVKYPKMTDLSKGTIEDPK, from the exons ATGAGCTATGCAGAGAAACCAGACGACATAACAAGGGACGAATGGATGGACAAACTCAACAATGTCCACATTCAGAGAGCTGATATGAACAGACTTATTATGAACTATTTGGTGACAG AGGGCTTTAAGGAGGCAGCAGAGAAGTTCCGAATGGAGTCTGGGATCGAGCCAAGTGTGGACTTGGAATCCCTTGATGAGAGAATAAAGATTAGAGAAATGATTTTGAAGGGACAGATCCAGGATGCCATTGCGCTGATCAATAGTCTGCACCCAGAACTGCTGGATACAAATCGCTACCTTTACTTTCACTTGCag cagcagcatctTATTGAGCTCATTCGCTTGAGGGAGACCGAAGCTGCCCTTGAATTTGCCCAGTCTCAGTTAGCGGAGCAGGGGGAGGAGAGCCGAGAATGTCTGACTGAAATGGAGAGGACGCTTGCACTGCTGGCGTTCGATAACCCTGAGGAGTCGCCCTTTGGAGATCTTCTCAATATGATGCAGAGACAAAAG gtgTGGAGTGAAGTGAATCAGTCTGTCCTGGACTATGAAAACCGGGAGTCGACACCCAAGTTGGCCAAACTCCTGAAGTTGCTGCTGTGGGCTCAAAATGAACTTGACCAAAAGAAAGTGAAGTATCCCAAAATGACAGACCTCAGTAAGGGGACAATTGAGGacccaaaataa